A single genomic interval of Oncorhynchus mykiss isolate Arlee chromosome 13, USDA_OmykA_1.1, whole genome shotgun sequence harbors:
- the LOC118938127 gene encoding zinc finger protein 436-like isoform X1 — protein sequence MPHSSSLKLNPVPAEEEAVCWMEKEALVKEMEEEEAVTIQKQVEVEAVTVKEEKDVSVKEEGDSFRVNKEEDDDVSVNEEEGEVTVTSENEEEEETEYLGPVSQAHLKASDGSNDKRALINTRERPDYGGSSGGPQQPHDADAAEESLSTSKHSKKHQQRPTGKKSHCCSDCGKGCKSSSELKIHQRIHTGEKPYSCGQCGRSFVQSSHLTEHQRTHTGEKPYSCDQCGRSFVQSSHLTEHQRTHTGEKPYSCGQCGRSFVQSSHLTEHQRTHTGEKPYSCDQCGRSFVQSSHLTSHQRTHTGEKPYSCGQCGMTFTTSSGLTLHQRKHTGEKPYSCDQCGRSFVQSSHLTEHQRKHTGEKPYSCDQCGMSFTGSSNLIRHQRTHTGEKPYICDQCGKRYSDKRPLIKHQKMHT from the exons ATGCCTCATAGCTCCAGTCTCAAACTTAACCCCGTCCCTGCTGAAGAAGAGGCGGTCTGCTGGATGGAGAAAGAAGCTCTCGtgaaagagatggaggaagaggaggctgttacaatacaaaaacaagtagaggttgaggctgttaccgtgaaagaagagaaagacgtctCAGTTAAAGAAGAGGGAGACTCGTTCAGAGTTAATAAAGAGGAGGACGACGACGTTTCAGTGAacgaagaggagggggaggtgactGTCACATCGGaaaatgaagaagaggaggaaactgaatatctgggcccggtttcccaagcGCATCTTAAGGCATCCGATGGTTCTAACGATAAACGGGccctgattaacacta gagagagacctgactatggtggatcctctggggggcctcaacaacctcatgatgctgacgCGGCAGAGGAGAGTCTCTCCACTTCAAAACACtccaagaaacaccagcagagacccacagggaagaaatctcattgctgctctgactgtgggaaaggttgcaaatcttcatcagaacttaaaatacaccagagaattcacacaggagagaaaccttatagctgtggtcaatgtgggaggagttttgtTCAATCTAGCCATCTGACtgaacaccagagaacacacacaggagagaaaccttatagctgtgatcaatgtgggaggagttttgtTCAATCTAGCCATCTGACtgaacaccagagaacacacacaggagagaaaccttatagctgtggtcaatgtgggaggagttttgtTCAATCTAGCCATCTGACtgaacaccagagaacacacacaggagagaaaccttatagctgtgatcaatgtgggaggagttttgtTCAATCTAGCCATCTGacttcacaccagagaacacacacaggagagaaaccttatagctgtggtcaatgtgggatgACTTTTACTACATCTAGCGGTCTGACATTacaccagagaaaacacacaggagagaaaccttatagctgtgatcaatgtgggaggagttttgtTCAATCTAGCCATCTGACTGAACACCAGAGaaaacacactggagagaaaccttatagttgtgatcaatgtgggatGAGTTTTACTGGATCAAGCAATCTGATtcgacaccagagaacacacacaggagagaagccttatatctgtgatcaatgtggtaagagatactctgataaaagacctctgatcaaacatcagaaaatgCATACATGA
- the LOC118938127 gene encoding zinc finger protein 239-like isoform X2: MPHSSSLKLNPVPAEEEAVCWMEKEALVKEMEEEEAVTIQKQVEVEAVTVKEEKDVSVKEEGDSFRVNKEEDDDVSVNEEEGEVTVTSENEEEEETEYLGPVSQAHLKASDGSNDKRALINTRERPDYGGSSGGPQQPHDADAAEESLSTSKHSKKHQQRPTGKKSHCCSDCGKGCKSSSELKIHQRIHTGEKPYSCGQCGRSFVQSSHLTEHQRTHTGEKPYSCDQCGRSFVQSSHLTSHQRTHTGEKPYSCGQCGMTFTTSSGLTLHQRKHTGEKPYSCDQCGRSFVQSSHLTEHQRKHTGEKPYSCDQCGMSFTGSSNLIRHQRTHTGEKPYICDQCGKRYSDKRPLIKHQKMHT, translated from the exons ATGCCTCATAGCTCCAGTCTCAAACTTAACCCCGTCCCTGCTGAAGAAGAGGCGGTCTGCTGGATGGAGAAAGAAGCTCTCGtgaaagagatggaggaagaggaggctgttacaatacaaaaacaagtagaggttgaggctgttaccgtgaaagaagagaaagacgtctCAGTTAAAGAAGAGGGAGACTCGTTCAGAGTTAATAAAGAGGAGGACGACGACGTTTCAGTGAacgaagaggagggggaggtgactGTCACATCGGaaaatgaagaagaggaggaaactgaatatctgggcccggtttcccaagcGCATCTTAAGGCATCCGATGGTTCTAACGATAAACGGGccctgattaacacta gagagagacctgactatggtggatcctctggggggcctcaacaacctcatgatgctgacgCGGCAGAGGAGAGTCTCTCCACTTCAAAACACtccaagaaacaccagcagagacccacagggaagaaatctcattgctgctctgactgtgggaaaggttgcaaatcttcatcagaacttaaaatacaccagagaattcacacaggagagaaaccttatagctgtg gtcaatgtgggaggagttttgtTCAATCTAGCCATCTGACtgaacaccagagaacacacacaggagagaaaccttatagctgtgatcaatgtgggaggagttttgtTCAATCTAGCCATCTGacttcacaccagagaacacacacaggagagaaaccttatagctgtggtcaatgtgggatgACTTTTACTACATCTAGCGGTCTGACATTacaccagagaaaacacacaggagagaaaccttatagctgtgatcaatgtgggaggagttttgtTCAATCTAGCCATCTGACTGAACACCAGAGaaaacacactggagagaaaccttatagttgtgatcaatgtgggatGAGTTTTACTGGATCAAGCAATCTGATtcgacaccagagaacacacacaggagagaagccttatatctgtgatcaatgtggtaagagatactctgataaaagacctctgatcaaacatcagaaaatgCATACATGA